One Coccinella septempunctata chromosome X, icCocSept1.1, whole genome shotgun sequence genomic window carries:
- the LOC123322340 gene encoding uncharacterized protein LOC123322340, whose product MREDAVVEVIRYDEAVIQYGNHLCRKYTSEHHAAQVRAQLRAFGKLILTAKEIDSSVSNMYDLLDARNVPLIIEAINKIAGLDSKTGLYRAPAATSLGTELKRIWYIFGEPSQYHAQKTFQACSLIRKLSEESGIPNSELMRTRLLRQHLATETASHNIDSKLENRLSDFMSHNRKIHDVHYVLTKKKDDIMKVSTLLENFSSTKNLPSTSCNSENMAENNRLSNSERTTSNVEEESNYELSSCSDSENEEENLSQAEINLILGKKSRRVPWSKREIQLLQETFSPEIDHNEEISKSKVQEFYYKNRVAMNRRTPHLIIQKIKAEQKKNKMMRENLKPKKERYSIEEQEVLEETVARHLQEGSYPSLRECSYVIETNEVLSSRSPSAVKTFVYNSIKKRRSI is encoded by the exons ATGAGAGAAGATGCTGTAGTAGAAGTTATCAGATACGATGAGGCAGTAATACAATATGGAAATCATTTGTGTAGAAAATACACGTCAGAACATCATGCAGCTCAAGTGAGAGCCCAATTAAGAGCATTCGGAAAACTGATATTGACTGCCAAAGAAATCGATTCGAGCGTGAGTAATATGTATGATCTTCTTGATGCTAGGAACGTTCCTCTCATCATTGAGGCGATTAATAAAATAGCAGGTTTAGATAGCAAAACTGGTCTATATAGAGCACCAGCTGCTACGTCGCTCGGAACAGAGTTGAAAAGAATTTG GTACATATTCGGTGAACCCTCTCAGTATCACGCACAAAAAACATTCCAAGCTTGTTCtttgatcagaaaactttctgAAGAGTCAGGAATTCCGAACAGCGAATTGATGAGAACAAGATTGCTGAGACAACATTTAGCTACGGAAACGGCATCTCATAATATTGATTCTAAGCTAGAGAACCGATTATCAGATTTCATGTCTCACAACAGAAAAATTCATGACGTGCATTATGTTCTAACTAAGAAAAAAGATGACATCATGAAGGTGTCCACTCTGTTGGAAAATTTCTCATCAACAAAGAATTTACCGTCGACGtcttgtaattcagaaaatatggcAGAAAATAACAGACTTTCAAATTCAGAACGTACAACGTCGAATGTTGAAGAGGAATCTAACTATGAACTATCCAGTTGCAGTGACTCAGAAAACGAAGAAGAAAATCTCTCCCAAGCGGAAATAAACTTGATTTTAGGTAAAAAATCTAGACGTGTACCATGGAGTAAAAGAGAAATACAACTTCTTCAAGAGACCTTCAGTCCTGAAATAGATCACAATGAGGAAATCTCGAAATCTAAAGTACAGGAGTTTTACTACAAAAACAGAGTTGCGATGAATAGGCGTACGCCTCATTTAATTATTCAGAAAATCAAAGCAGAGCAGAAGAAAAATAAGATGATGCGTGAAAACTTGAAAC CAAAGAAAGAAAGATACAGCATAGAAGAACAGGAAGTGTTAGAAGAAACAGTTGCTCGTCACCTGCAAGAAGGATCATATCCTAGTCTAAGAGAATGTTCTTATGTAATAGAAACGAATGAAGTGTTGAGTTCAAGGTCTCCGTCAGCTGTGAAAACATTCGTTTACAATAGTATTAAAAAAAGGAGATCTATTTAA